The Gemmatimonadota bacterium genomic sequence CATATAACCCGCGCCACTTATTGATAGTTGATAACCGGCCTGCATACTGCCCAGCGCGCCATTGGAAAACCGAAAGGATAGAGACGCCACGTCTTCAACATCGATGTTTTCGCCGCTGAGCGTATCGACAATTGCAGAAACGGAGACGATGTCTGCGTCCATTACATAGCACAGCAGATCAATATAATGACACCCCAACCACGATAAGATACCGCCGCCGGAGATTGACCGATCAAATAGCCAGTGTTTGGGATCGCGAAATTTTACCTGTGATGTGACCATCCGAGATTCACAAGATGTCACGTGACCTATTGCACCACCTTGCACGAGTCTTCGCGCTTCACAAGCGGTGGGGTGATAGCGATTCTGATACATGACGCCCAGTTGGACACCCGCTTTTGCCGCACCATCCACGACCTGAGAAACAGCGGCAACCGAAGCACCAATGGGTTTTTCACTGATGATGTGGATACCCTGCTCGAATAAGCGCAGACAAAGGTCCGGATTCTGGTCGTTTTGGGCGCAGGCTACACCAAAGGCTATATTTTCAGAGCCTAAAAGTACGCTGAGATCGGAATAAGTACCTGCGACTTTATCTGTTGAGTTAAAGCTGTTCAGAGCCGAGGGGTCGGCGTCATAAAGAATGATCTCATCTACCAGTGAAGAAGCCTGCAGGGTTTTGAAATGGGCTTCTGAATGGGGATGTGTCAGGCCAAATAAGCCAGCGCGAACGGGTTGCATTAGATTATCCTCATGGATAGGGCTATAAATACGGCAGTACTTCGCGCTTGAGCGCGTTGAGATATGTCCATTCTTCGCCGAGATCCTGGAAGATCAATGTGTAATATCCCGAGAAATTGACTTTGCGCGTCAAGTCCAAACAGGTCAGGAATTGGTCCCGCAACATGATCCCATCTTCGTAATCCGCTTTGGTGTGAATCGTATCTGCAAATGGCAACGCCTCTGCGAGGTCGCCCAGCTTGTGTTCCCCTTTGAAGTTGCCAAAATCAGTACACAATCCGATTTTTCCCTCGCATCTGTTCAAAATATCCAGTAGAGGGGCTGCGCGCTGGGTTAATCGCTTGAAATTCTCGGTCATGACACGTACGCCACAATCGCGTGCATAGTCCGACAATTGCAGGAGATTTTGCGCGCTGAGTGCTATGGATTCCGCGTCTGGCTCTGCTTCGCCGGCGATTACGCGCACATTCGCCGCGCCACAGGTGGATGCGATGTCAATCCATCTCCGAATTTCCGCCAGGTCCTTTTCCCTTTGTTCGAGATCGGGATGCGTAATATCCCAGGCGTCGATTAAGATGCTGTAAAGCGATACGCCGTGTCTGTCCAGTTCTGCACGCAGATCTGCGATAAACGCATCATCCGTTGTGGGGAAATGAAAATGGCAGATTTCCAAATGCCCGATGCCGTGTGATGCTATTTCGCGGGGGACATCGAGCAGTTTTATGCGCCCTCCATCGCCATTTCGGTTCACAAATCCATCGGGCGTGCGATCGTACCACGCCTTGCCCAAAGCGCGGTGTAAGCTCCAGGTGGAAATAGATAGTTCTGGCATATTATAGTCTCCTCAATGCGAATTTGCGTCCTGGTGTAACCTTCCATATACAGGATAACGCCTACTTACCAAAGGCGTTGGCAAAGATCAGAAAGTCCCCAAATCCAATTGTGCCATCGTTATCCAGATCGTATCTCGCATCATATCCTTCGTCGCTCTGGCTCAATTCGAATTGCTGCACAAATAGCAAAAAATCGGTAAAATCAACGCGACCATCACCACTAAAGTCGGGCCTTGCCAGCAAAAAATCAAGGGCTGTTTTGATCAATAGGTCCTCGCCTGTAGTGTCGGTAGAAAATGCAACGTGGACATCAGGTGATAGCCCCTTCCCTTCGAATGGATCTCCATCGGGTGTGAAAGCTACCCAAGAGGGCAAAAACACGATCACGCCATTCGACAAGGATACAGGTTGTGGATTACCTGAACTGCCGTAGGACATCTCGCCCATCAATGTGCATTGTGACACCTGCTTCATCATTAACAGGAATGCCTCGCAACTACTCACGTTGACCGGTCCCATCAGAACGACTGTGCGCCCTCGAAAACCGAGGACGGATGGCGTCGGATTCAACGTTCGGGTCATAATTTCAGAAAATCCTGACGGCATGGAAGGATCGCGGAAGTGATGCTGGGCATACACTACGGGATGCTCGACAAATCGACCGGCAATTTCCCGAGCCAACTGCTCGGCTCCTCCGCTATTGAATCGAACATCCAAAATCAAGGTATCATCAGACGATAGTCCGTCGATCCAGGTCCCGGCGGCTTCGATATCTCCGGCCTGTTCTCGTCGCCAAGTTCCAATCATTAGATACGCTGGTCCATCCTGAAATCTTCCGGTAGCCACTACGTCATTGACAGATCGAAACCCAGAGACCGTTTTTTTGATCAGATCTAAATCCACATTTGGGCTGATGCTTCGCCGAAAGCTGGCAAAAGTTTCATCACCCACTTTGAGCCAGATGTGAATATCGCGGGCGATCTCTAAGAGCTGCCCAGCAAGCGTGGCAAATTGGGCGCGCGTTTTCGCATCGATTAACCGCGACTCAAACTCGGCAAATCGGGCGTCCCAATCCACGCCCCGCAGATCGCGATGGGAATACCGATCCTCAATGGTCGATCTCAACTGCTTCAACGATTCTCGATTCAGTTCTTGAGATAGAGAATCCACTGTGCCCGATGGCGCAGTGCGGAAGGAGATGGGATATGGGACTGCGGGAAGCCCGTTGGTTCCTCGGAAATTCTGATAACGGTCTGAGTTTATGCTCAACCAGTATGCGTGATCCGGTTTGAGTCTTATCGAGAGAACGATGGTCGTGTTGGATATCCACTGCGGTCTGCCGACAACTTCTGGGAACGTGGGACCACCACCCACAAACGAATAACCGCTGGTCACCATGGGCTGATCGAAAGTAACGCGCAGTTCATTCGTCGCGGGATCCACTGACATCGCGCCATTCTCCGGAGAGGTCCGAACTACGCGAGGACGTTCCTGAGCATCTACGGTTACGAATCCGATGAAGAACCAAAGACATAACAGCGTTCGGCGTACAATCAACGCCCGATGCAAGCGCCATGTAGATAATTCTGTAATCTTATGACCGACTCGCACAATACTTACCTTGAAACCGATGACACCCGATGAAGATGCGCTTCACGCGGCGGTGTTAGCGAGTCCGTGCGTGCTTCCGGCGCGAGCAGCAGTTCCTTGAGGTCTGGGCTGTCCATCTTCTCTAATCGTCTCCACTGATCAATGGGGACGAGCACAGCTGTCTCCACACCCCGCTTGGTCACAATCTGTGGCCCCTCAGCAAGGCTCGTCTTGAGTAGCTCGCTGAACCGCGCCCTGGCGTCCTGTACTTGCCATGTCTTGGTCATACTTCCTCCAAAGATTGCTATGATGTCTGATTTTCACGTATTCTTGCAGCCCACTTTTTCAGATAGGTGGCAGATCGCCTGTGCGGCTTCTTCAACATCGGATTTGGAGATGCCGATGTGTGGGATCAATCTTATCAGGTGTGTGCCGATGACGCTTACGCGTATGCCGTATTCGGCGAGTAATCGGTCGCCAAAATCGCGGCCGGAAATGCCCAATTGAGCCACGTCAAAGCGCACCATGTTGGTCTCTACGCCTTCGACATTGATTCCAATTCCGGGTGCTTTTGCAATGCCTTTTGCCAGGCGTTTTGCATTGGCGTGATCTTCTGCCATCCGTTCGACGTTGTGTTCTAACGCGTAAATACCCGCAGCGGCAATGATGCCAGCCTGCCGCATGGCGCCTCCGATACGCTGTTTCCACTGCCAGGCATTGAGAATAAACTCTGATGGTCCCGCCAGTACAGCCCCCACAGGCGCGCCCAGGCCCTTGCTCAGATCGATCCACAGGGTGTCAAAAGACTCGGCGTACGCTTTTGGTGCAATGCCAGTTGCAACTGTTGCATTTAGCAATCGTGCGCCATCCATGTGCGTTAAAGCACCTTTTTCGTGCGCCATATCGCATACTGCGCGTATCTGTTCGAGGGACCATATACGTCCCCCCGGCATATTTGTGGTCTGTTCGGCACAGACGAGGCGGAAGGGCGGTCTGTATCGCGTTGACGGCACCATAACCTCTGCCATTTGCCCGGGTGTAAACATGCCATTTTTTCCATCAATGGGATACAGCGTTGCGCGAGCGAGCACCGCTGCGCCACCGGCTTCTGATATGAGCGGGTGTGCGGTGCGATCCACCAAAATGAGATCTCCTGCGCGGCAGTGAACCGCATAAGAAATCTGGTTGCACATCGTTCCCGATGGCAAAAAAAGGGCCGCCTCTTTGCCCAGCATCTCGGCGACCATATCCTGTAGGGCATTCACCGACGGGTCTTCGCCCTTTTGCTCATCACCCACTTCTGCCCGACACATAAACTCGCGCATCGCTTGCGTTGGCACGGTGGATGTATCACTGTAAAGATCAATTTTAATGTCAGTCATTTATCTGCTTTCTCCTGGGCCAGATTTGAAAAGATTCAGAAACCGATCTTCGTAAAATGGATAGAGGTTCCAACGGTCGAGTTCTGCTTTGAGTTCATTGGCTTTTTTGTGAAACTGATCATTTTTTTTCACTTCGCGAAACATCTTTTCAATGCGTTCCATAACGGACTGAGGCACTTTATCCTCTTCGATCTTTCCGCCTGGAAATTCGTTTTCTGGAATATCGTCCATGTGGGAAAATGTCTTTTGGATTTGCATCTCAATATCTTCCATTGTGCCTTCCATCTTTTCGGCAGCGTCGTCAATTTCCGACATATCGACCGAAAAATTTAACAAATGTGCCAGAGTCAGCACAATCTCTTTTGAGGCTTTGGGGTTTGGGATGGGTGCTGCGTATTGCGGCATGGTTCCCAAAAAACAGGCTGCATTGAGATCGCGTTTTTGAGCAAAGCCCAGCAACAGACCATTAAGCCCTGAGACCATCCCCTCTTTCAAGATCTCCACGCCATGCGATGCCAGTAAATCTCGAAATTCAGTGTTGTTCGCCACTCCCAGCACCTGTGCATCTTCTTTGTGACTGGACTGTGTGAGATAGGCCGCTCCTGTGAGAACGGTATCGATGCCGACCCGCTGTCCCACGTCCAGAATTTTGTCCAATAATTCATCGCCGGGTACTCCGCCTATTTGCGCTTCACTTTGAAAAATAATCAAATCGTGTTCTTCCACTGCATAAAATACATGGGCAGGCGGATCGGGAAAGGTCGCGAGCCCATCTTCTACGATCATGGCTTCGGGCGTGAAGTGGGATTGCATGTCTATTTCTGCAAATGCGACGGCATCGAGTTTGCGCCGGATATAGTCAATCGCACCAATTCCTACACTGCCCATACCGGGCCATCCGGCAATTAATACGGATGCCTGAAAGGAACGGGGCAATTCTTTCAATACGTTTAGTTTCATTTTGTGACCTTTCCACAGAGGACAGAGCGTTTTAGAAATAATATCAAATTACAGACCTGGACACAACCAGGTTAATGCCCAGAGTGCCATTTCTCGAGCGGATGAGAGCGATCGGGGTTTGGAAAAACAACGCGCTGTCCAGAAATTTGGGATGCGTACGCTCCGTGAATCATTTCCAATGCCCAACGTGCATCTCGATCACTGGAAATGGGTGCGCGGTCGCGTTCTATAGCGTCAATCAGGTCGATAATGGCGCGATAATTTCCCGTCTCCTGCAAGTGATCACCCGCAAGGTCGAGCGCCTGCCACTCACGACCACCTCTCCAGGGTGCCCACAGTCCATCTTCGTAAATGGATATTGCTTCTGCTCCTCCGCTTATGGCTATCCGCCCAGATTCTCCGACCAGCACCAGCCCATAGCCCTGTCCTTTTCCCGATTGATTGGCCCGCGAGACAAATGAGCCATCCACGCCATCGCGAAAGGAAAACAGGCTGACCACGCCATCGCCCGCAATCGCGCCAATTGGCTCTGTGGCTTCCCGCACATCCTCGGGTGTGATTTCACGGTCTCCAACTGTAACGCGCGCTGTCATCCACAGGGGATCGCCACCCAAAAAGCGCATCATGTTGAAGAGATGTGTTCCCAACACCAGCATGTCTTCGCCGCCT encodes the following:
- a CDS encoding Gfo/Idh/MocA family oxidoreductase, translated to MQPVRAGLFGLTHPHSEAHFKTLQASSLVDEIILYDADPSALNSFNSTDKVAGTYSDLSVLLGSENIAFGVACAQNDQNPDLCLRLFEQGIHIISEKPIGASVAAVSQVVDGAAKAGVQLGVMYQNRYHPTACEARRLVQGGAIGHVTSCESRMVTSQVKFRDPKHWLFDRSISGGGILSWLGCHYIDLLCYVMDADIVSVSAIVDTLSGENIDVEDVASLSFRFSNGALGSMQAGYQLSISGAGYMGPNYDTYMGFRGHEGRVFWTPSGGPSELYLESVAEGWHTASQRTFDYTLPEVDAYGGAYGITFLDDFIRSTAGKGAAPTSGEDALKVARIIEAAYRSNDTGQRIELDEM
- a CDS encoding TIM barrel protein yields the protein MPELSISTWSLHRALGKAWYDRTPDGFVNRNGDGGRIKLLDVPREIASHGIGHLEICHFHFPTTDDAFIADLRAELDRHGVSLYSILIDAWDITHPDLEQREKDLAEIRRWIDIASTCGAANVRVIAGEAEPDAESIALSAQNLLQLSDYARDCGVRVMTENFKRLTQRAAPLLDILNRCEGKIGLCTDFGNFKGEHKLGDLAEALPFADTIHTKADYEDGIMLRDQFLTCLDLTRKVNFSGYYTLIFQDLGEEWTYLNALKREVLPYL
- a CDS encoding type II toxin-antitoxin system Phd/YefM family antitoxin; this encodes MTKTWQVQDARARFSELLKTSLAEGPQIVTKRGVETAVLVPIDQWRRLEKMDSPDLKELLLAPEARTDSLTPPREAHLHRVSSVSR
- a CDS encoding low specificity L-threonine aldolase, which gives rise to MTDIKIDLYSDTSTVPTQAMREFMCRAEVGDEQKGEDPSVNALQDMVAEMLGKEAALFLPSGTMCNQISYAVHCRAGDLILVDRTAHPLISEAGGAAVLARATLYPIDGKNGMFTPGQMAEVMVPSTRYRPPFRLVCAEQTTNMPGGRIWSLEQIRAVCDMAHEKGALTHMDGARLLNATVATGIAPKAYAESFDTLWIDLSKGLGAPVGAVLAGPSEFILNAWQWKQRIGGAMRQAGIIAAAGIYALEHNVERMAEDHANAKRLAKGIAKAPGIGINVEGVETNMVRFDVAQLGISGRDFGDRLLAEYGIRVSVIGTHLIRLIPHIGISKSDVEEAAQAICHLSEKVGCKNT
- a CDS encoding Gfo/Idh/MocA family oxidoreductase; this translates as MAEKRYRAGAIGRTGQGNFGHGLHVPYQKIDCVDMIAVSDPNTAGREKAIADAGAQRGYADYRDMLKKEDLDIVSVCPRWVDCHEEMIVACIEAGCHVYSEKPLAGDLASADRIVAAAEQHNRKIAVAHQAVYLRQLHQVRDLIRENQIGKLLSMHGYGKQDHRGGGEDMLVLGTHLFNMMRFLGGDPLWMTARVTVGDREITPEDVREATEPIGAIAGDGVVSLFSFRDGVDGSFVSRANQSGKGQGYGLVLVGESGRIAISGGAEAISIYEDGLWAPWRGGREWQALDLAGDHLQETGNYRAIIDLIDAIERDRAPISSDRDARWALEMIHGAYASQISGQRVVFPNPDRSHPLEKWHSGH